A genomic window from Daphnia carinata strain CSIRO-1 chromosome 9, CSIRO_AGI_Dcar_HiC_V3, whole genome shotgun sequence includes:
- the LOC130688494 gene encoding probable ATP-dependent RNA helicase DDX4, with protein MLDMGFGPNFEKIVNHPTMHPKGIRRVCMCSATFPDEVQALAATYMEDHIFVTTGIVGGPNPDVEQLFFQCSKRDKRAKLIEVLQDLGDAKTIVFVESKKTADFVASFFCKNNLQVS; from the exons atgcttgatatgggtttcggtcccaattttgaaaaaattgtcaaccatccaacgatgcatccgaaa ggaatccgtcgtgtttgtatgtgttCGGCTACATTTCCAGACGaagtacaagcgctggctgcgacgtacatggaagaccacatattcgtcacaacaggcattgtcggtggccccaatccggatgttgaacagctgttttttcagtgctcgaaaagagacaAGAGAGCTAaactgatcgaagttttacaagatctcggtgatgccaagactatcgtttttgtcgaaagcaaaaagacggcggatttcgtcgcttcatttttctgcaagaacaacttacaa gtgtcttaa